The following proteins are encoded in a genomic region of Solea senegalensis isolate Sse05_10M linkage group LG5, IFAPA_SoseM_1, whole genome shotgun sequence:
- the phf19 gene encoding PHD finger protein 19 — protein MFEDVVEAFCGLEPQVSQGGACLRGKGLEDGEQEEDCSLSVGQFVLCHWSDGLYYLGKIQRVSPPRQSCFVTFEDNSKFWVLWKDIQHAGVPGEEPRCSVCRGVEPNSDSQSNQNNQILICGKCGIGFHQQCHVPPVEGSNSLSPWFCRRCVFALAVRKGGALKKGPIAKALSTMKQVLLYDLDSLDWDSQHRTNQQQCYCYCGGPGEWYLKMLQCFRCQQWFHEACTQCLQESMMFGDRFYLFLCSVCNKGSEYVRRLSLRWVDLVHLVLYNLSVSSKKKYFELDEILAFVSANWECLQLGKLSNTPPAERGQHLLDALNKYKSKFLCGKEIKKRKCIFRLRTRVPPNPPSKLFPERAPSDGGWGRKKGVIRNSTSVERKKRKSKWLLEDAIPNNELSCSWTSNHHMANIFDFTLDELQSLKSSSSTTVSIDQDSTDASTSGSATTSASYHFRRRVGSRKRKLPSNSYSQWANRSEAKEEIEGEELSEILEDPEATNHAHLSPDSSHFLSESSQLSSDSSNLHSSISSYFGVVGRLTNGEKYQVLARRITPQGTVQYLLEWEGTTPY, from the exons ATGTTTGAGGACGTGGTTGAAGCCTTCTGTGGTCTGGAGCCTCAGGTGTCCCAGGGTGGTGCATGTCTCAGGGGGAAGGGCCTGGAGGATGGGGAACAGGAGGAGGATTGTAGCCTGAGTGTTGGACAGTTTGTCCTCTGTCATTGGTCAGATGGACTTTACTACCTGGGCAAGATACAgagg GTGAGTCCCCCCCGGCAGAGCTGCTTTGTCACATTTGAGGATAACTCCAAGTTCTGGGTCCTCTGGAAGGACATCCAACATG CTGGTGTGCCAGGGGAGGAGCCTCGCTGCTCTGTATGTCGGGGGGTGGAGCCAAACTCTGACAGCCAGTCAAACCAAAACAACCAGATCCTCATCTGTGGAAAGTGTGGCATTG gtTTCCACCAGCAGTGCCATGTTCCTCCTGTAGAAGGCAGCAACAGTCTGAGTCCTTGGTTCTGTAGACGATGTGTCTTTGCTCTGGCTGTCAGG AAAGGGGGCGCTCTTAAGAAAGGTCCTATAGCCAAAGCACTGTCAACCATGAAGCAGGTGCTGCTATATGACTTGGATTCCCTGGACTGGGACTCCCAGCACCGAACCAATCAACAGCAGTGTTATTGTTACTGTGGAGGCCCTGGAGA GTGGTACCTGAAGATGCTGCAGTGCTTCAGGTGTCAGCAGTGGTTTCATGAAGCCTGCACCCAGTGCCTGCAGGAGTCCATGATGTTTGGAGACAG GTTTTACCTCTTCCTGTGTTCGGTGTGTAATAAAGGATCAGAGTATGTTCGTCGGCTGTCTCTGCGGTGGGTCGATCTGGTTCACTTGGTTCTCTACAACCTGTCAGTCAGCAGCAAGAAGAAGTACTTTGAGCTTGACGAGATCCTTGCTTTCGTCTCTGCAAACTGGGAATGTTTACAGCTTGGGAAG CTGTCTAACACTCCTCCAGCAGAGAGGGGGCAGCACCTTCTGGATGCTCTGAACAAATACAAGAGCAA GTTTCTGTGTGGGAAAGAGATAAAGAAGAGGAAGTGCATTTTTCGACTGAGGACCCGAGTTCCTCCCAATCCCCCTTCCAAGCTCTTTCCTGAGCGTGCTCCAAGCGATGGGGGATGGGGACGTAAGAAAGGCGTTATCCGTAACAG TACTTCAGttgagagaaagaagaggaagtccAAGTGGCTCCTGGAAGACGCCATCCCTAAC AACGAGTTATCCTGTAGCTGGACGTCCAACCACCATATGGCCAACATCTTTGATTTCACCCTGGATGAATTACAGAGCCTCAAGAG TTCTTCCAGTACAACAGTCAGTATTGATCAGGACTCCACTGATGCCTCCACTTCGGGTTCTGCTACAACCAGTGCCTCCTACCACTTCAG GAGGAGGGTGGGTAGCAGGAAGAGGAAGTTACCTAGCAACAGCTACAGCCAGTGGGCTAATCGTAGCGAGGCCAAGGAGGAGATTGAGGGTGAGGAGCTTTCTGAAATTCTGGAGGATCCAGAAGCTACAAACCACGCTCACCTGTCACCAGACTCCTCCCACTTTCTTTCTGAATCCTCCCAGCTCTCTTCAGACTCCTCCAACCTCCATTCCTCCATCTCCTCATATTTTGGAGTAGTGGGCAGACTGACCAATGGAGAGAAGTACCAGGTGTTGGCTCGACGTATCACTCCTCAGGGTACGGTCCAGTACCTGCTGGAGTGGGAGGGGACAACACCATATTAG
- the fibcd1a gene encoding fibrinogen C domain-containing protein 1, giving the protein MMMNDSWTIMNNSSSDIDSKRSNKYKKCCCSFLSWFAIVLVITVAIVTATFTILYLNKYPLPFISRGEVFSSPAIMTNPKDSGALVTISRVTAGEPINIFLDSNCPDYSDNLLRWEALQSSLRQSLSSHNADDWQERGLVQKLAEELKVISGHAHNLRVEYDSLKRNQGVVKQRLDSMQSEQDHILQVLTDNHSGVLKLAAGFSDSLLSLQRETESLRILKGELQKHSNYRAVRPRDCSAVMASGVTQDGVYSVFPTHAAAGFMVYCDMTTDGGGWTVIQRREDGSVNFFRGWDAYRDGFGKTTGEHWLGLQRIYSFTQSGGYELRIDMADFDNATAFAHYADFSVGRDSVNPEEDGYPLSVDKYSGTAGDSLLKHSGMQFTTKDRDQDQSENNCATYYQGAWWYRNCHTSNLNGQYLNGGHASYADGVEWSSWTGWQYSLRFTEMKIRPSSKPES; this is encoded by the exons atgatgatgaacgACAGTTGGACCATCATGAACAACAGCAGCTCAGATATCGACAGCAAACGATCAAACAAATACAAG aaatgctgctgcagcttcctCTCATGGTTCGCCATCGTGTTGGTCATCACAGTAGCCATCGTCACAGCAACATTCACCATCCTTTACCTAAACAAGTATCCTCTGCCCTTCATCAGCAG GGGTGAAGTCTTTTCCTCACCAGCAATTATGACCAATCCCAAAGATTCTGGCGCCCTGGTGACAATATCACGTGTCACAGCTGGAGAACCAATCAACATCTTCTTGGATTCCAACTGTCCAGACTACAGTGATAACCTTCTGCGGTGGGAGGCCCTGCAAAGCTCTCTGCGGCAATCACTGAGCAGTCACAATGCAGACGACTGGCAGGAGAGGGGATTGGTGCAGAAGCTGGCCGAGGAGCTGAAGGTGATATCAGGCCATGCCCATAACCTGAGGGTGGAATATGATTCACTGAAAAGAAACCAAGGTGTTGTAAAGCAAAGACTGGACAGCATGCAGAGTGAGCAGGATCACATCTTACAG GTGCTGACTGACaatcactcaggtgtgttgaagCTGGCTGCAGGTTTCAGTGATTCTCTGTTAAgcctgcagagagagacagagagtctcAGGATACTTAAAGGAGAACTGCAGAAACACAGCAACTACAGag CTGTCAGACCCAGAGACTGCAGTGCTGTCATGGCATCTGGCGTCACTCAGGACGGAGTCTATTCTGTGTTTCCAACTCATGCCGCTGCTGGCTTCATGGTGTACTGTGATATGACCACTGATGGAGGAGGATGGACG gtgatcCAGAGGAGGGAAGATGGTTCTGTGAATTTCTTCAGAGGCTGGGATGCATACAGAGATGGTTTTGGAAAAACTACAGGAGAGCACTGGCTTG GTCTCCAGAGGATATACTCTTTCACTCAGTCTGGTGGTTATGAGTTACGCATTGACATGGCGGACTTCGATAATGCCACAGCATTTGCTCATTATGCTGATTTCTCTGTTGGACGAGACTCTGTAAATCCAGAGGAGGATGGTTACCCTCTGAGTGTGGACAAGTATTCTGGGACTGCAG GTGACTCCCTCCTGAAGCACTCTGGCATGCAGTTTACCACCAAAGACAGGGATCAGGACCAGTCAGAGAACAACTGTGCGACATACTACCAGGGGGCTTGGTGGTACCGTAACTGCCACACCTCCAACCTGAACGGGCAGTACCTAAATGGAGGTCATGCATCCTATGCTGACGGGGTGGAGTGGTCAAGTTGGACTGGCTGGCAGTACTCGCTCAGGTTCACCGAGATGAAGATACGACCAAGTTCCAAACCAGAATCCTGA